The Sphingopyxis fribergensis genome contains a region encoding:
- a CDS encoding PHA/PHB synthase family protein gives MSDTGQNDTTETPNPFLPSAEDMQHWASVIGRAQQMMLEYALGQANEGNASAAALFDPAKWIDNPATKLWTEQSTKMWDQGVAFWTSLATLNPMAPPVPETAAKDRRFADPDWDANPVFAMIRQTYGLLAEQMLATTRQLDGPDPAARAKMEFAAKAMADAMAPTNLALTNPEVIKRAVETRGESLLKGLKHMLTDLSRGQLSHVDPDAFEVGVNIATTPGKVIHETDLYQLIHYAPTTKDVFTVPLIIFPPWINRFYILDLNPAKSFVAWAVEQGLSVFMVSWKSADVSMSEVVWDDYIAAQVDAIDTVRELLDVPHVHTIGYCVAGTTLAATLAMLSARGEADKVKSVTFFTAQVDFEHAGDLKMFVDDSYLALLQQLSAPGFLDGRYMAATFNSLRGRDLIWNYVVSNYLLGNDYPPFDLLYWNGDTTNLPAKWHRQYLVDLYRDNRMVIPNSLSVMGTPIDLKKIETPAFIQAGREDHIAPLASVWRLMDHLSGPKTFLLAGSGHIAGVVNPPAAGKYQYWTGDSKAATLDEFIAGASETKGSWWPRWIDWISEQDNAKTAAKGARIPGKGAKKAIENAPGRYVKQR, from the coding sequence ATGAGCGATACGGGCCAGAACGACACGACAGAGACGCCCAATCCCTTCCTGCCATCCGCCGAAGACATGCAGCATTGGGCGAGCGTGATCGGCCGCGCGCAGCAGATGATGCTCGAATATGCGCTGGGTCAGGCGAACGAAGGCAACGCCAGCGCGGCCGCGCTGTTCGACCCCGCAAAATGGATCGACAATCCCGCGACGAAGCTGTGGACCGAGCAATCGACGAAGATGTGGGACCAGGGGGTCGCCTTCTGGACATCGCTTGCGACCTTGAACCCGATGGCGCCGCCGGTTCCCGAGACGGCGGCAAAGGACCGCCGCTTCGCCGACCCCGACTGGGACGCCAATCCGGTGTTCGCGATGATCCGCCAGACCTATGGCCTGCTCGCCGAACAGATGCTCGCGACGACGCGCCAGCTCGACGGTCCCGACCCCGCCGCGCGCGCGAAGATGGAATTTGCTGCGAAAGCAATGGCGGACGCGATGGCGCCGACCAACCTCGCGCTCACCAATCCCGAAGTGATCAAGCGCGCCGTCGAAACCCGCGGCGAAAGCCTGCTCAAGGGTCTGAAGCACATGCTCACCGACCTGTCGCGCGGGCAGCTCAGTCACGTCGATCCCGACGCGTTCGAGGTCGGGGTCAACATCGCGACGACGCCGGGCAAGGTGATCCACGAGACCGACCTGTACCAGCTGATCCACTACGCACCGACGACGAAGGACGTCTTCACCGTCCCGCTGATCATCTTCCCGCCGTGGATCAACCGCTTTTACATCCTCGACCTCAACCCCGCGAAAAGCTTCGTCGCATGGGCGGTCGAACAGGGTCTCAGCGTGTTCATGGTGTCGTGGAAATCGGCCGACGTATCGATGAGCGAAGTGGTTTGGGACGATTATATCGCGGCACAGGTCGATGCGATCGACACGGTCCGCGAGCTTCTGGACGTACCGCACGTCCACACGATCGGCTATTGCGTTGCGGGTACGACGCTCGCGGCGACGCTCGCGATGCTGTCGGCGCGCGGCGAGGCCGACAAGGTCAAATCGGTGACCTTCTTCACCGCGCAGGTCGATTTCGAACATGCCGGCGACCTCAAGATGTTCGTCGACGACAGCTATCTGGCACTGCTCCAGCAGCTGTCGGCGCCGGGCTTCCTCGACGGGCGCTATATGGCGGCGACCTTCAACAGCTTGCGCGGGCGCGACCTGATCTGGAATTATGTCGTCAGCAATTACCTGCTCGGCAACGACTACCCGCCCTTCGACCTGCTCTACTGGAATGGCGACACGACCAATCTGCCCGCGAAATGGCACCGGCAATATCTGGTCGACCTGTATCGCGACAACCGCATGGTGATCCCGAACAGCCTGTCCGTGATGGGCACGCCGATCGACCTCAAGAAGATCGAGACCCCCGCCTTCATCCAGGCGGGACGCGAGGATCATATCGCGCCGCTCGCCAGCGTATGGCGGTTGATGGATCATCTATCGGGGCCAAAGACCTTTCTGCTCGCCGGCTCCGGGCATATTGCGGGGGTGGTGAACCCGCCCGCGGCAGGCAAATATCAATATTGGACCGGCGACAGCAAGGCCGCGACGCTCGACGAATTTATTGCGGGCGCAAGCGAGACCAAGGGCAGTTGGTGGCCGCGCTGGATCGACTGGATTTCCGAACAAGACAACGCAAAAACCGCGGCCAAAGGCGCCCGAATCCCTGGAAAGGGCGCAAAAAAGGCGATCGAGAACGCTCCGGGTCGCTATGTCAAACAGCGGTAA
- a CDS encoding LL-diaminopimelate aminotransferase: MSEDEFYRIKRLPPYVIAEVNAMRAAARAAGEDIIDLGMGNPDLPPPAHVIEKLCEVAMKPDAHGYSQSKGIPGLRKAQANYYARRFNVELDPESEVVVTMGSKEGLASLATAITGPGDVVLAPNPSYPIHTFGFIIAGATIRSVPTTPDENYWRALDRAMAFTVPRPSILVVNYPSNPTAEAVDLAFYERLVAWAKENKVWVLSDLAYSELYYDGNPTPSILQVPGAKDVAIEFTSMSKTYSMAGWRMGFAVGNKRLIAAMTRVKSYLDYGAFTPIQAAACAALNGPQDIVQKNRDLYQKRRDVMVESFARAGWDIPSPKASMFAWAPLPPALKEMGSLEFSKQLLTHAKVAVAPGVGYGEDGEGYVRIAMVENEQRIRQAARNIRKFLAMHGVNTPSVAAEG; this comes from the coding sequence ATGTCCGAAGATGAATTCTATCGCATCAAGCGCCTGCCGCCCTACGTCATCGCCGAAGTGAATGCGATGCGTGCGGCCGCCCGCGCCGCGGGAGAAGACATCATCGACCTGGGGATGGGCAACCCCGACCTGCCGCCGCCCGCGCATGTGATAGAAAAACTCTGCGAAGTCGCGATGAAGCCGGACGCACACGGTTATTCCCAGTCAAAGGGCATTCCCGGTCTCCGCAAGGCGCAGGCCAATTATTACGCCCGCCGCTTCAACGTCGAACTCGACCCCGAAAGCGAAGTCGTCGTGACGATGGGGTCAAAGGAAGGCCTAGCGAGCCTAGCGACCGCGATTACCGGCCCCGGCGACGTCGTGCTCGCCCCGAACCCGAGCTATCCGATCCACACATTCGGCTTCATCATCGCCGGCGCGACGATCCGCAGCGTGCCGACGACGCCGGACGAGAATTATTGGCGCGCGCTCGACCGCGCGATGGCGTTCACCGTGCCGCGCCCGTCGATCCTCGTCGTCAACTATCCGTCGAACCCGACCGCCGAGGCTGTCGACCTCGCTTTCTACGAGCGACTCGTCGCATGGGCGAAGGAGAACAAGGTCTGGGTCCTTTCGGATCTCGCCTATTCGGAGCTCTATTACGACGGCAATCCGACGCCTTCGATTCTGCAGGTGCCGGGCGCAAAGGATGTCGCGATCGAATTTACCTCGATGTCGAAAACCTATTCGATGGCGGGCTGGCGCATGGGCTTTGCGGTCGGCAACAAGCGCCTGATCGCGGCGATGACGCGCGTCAAATCCTATCTCGACTATGGCGCCTTCACCCCGATCCAGGCCGCGGCCTGCGCGGCGCTTAATGGCCCGCAGGATATCGTCCAGAAGAACCGCGACCTGTATCAGAAGCGCCGCGACGTGATGGTCGAAAGCTTTGCCCGCGCGGGCTGGGATATCCCGAGCCCCAAGGCGTCGATGTTCGCCTGGGCGCCGCTGCCCCCCGCGCTCAAGGAAATGGGCAGCCTCGAATTTTCGAAGCAATTGCTTACCCATGCGAAGGTCGCGGTCGCGCCGGGCGTCGGTTATGGCGAGGACGGCGAAGGCTATGTCCGCATCGCGATGGTCGAAAATGAACAGCGCATCCGGCAGGCCGCACGAAACATCCGCAAATTCCTCGCGATGCATGGCGTGAACACGCCCTCGGTTGCCGCCGAGGGATGA
- a CDS encoding DUF2721 domain-containing protein: MMDLDAGAIAQTIQLSVTPVFLLVATGSLLNVIAGRLARVVDRSRNLMERWAETEGLEHERIVAELRIADRRMGIINNSILSAVACGIVVCLLVALLFTQAFTGINLGVAASWAFAVAMLLLLISLILFLVEVRLAVRAIHVPMELLELEDMGWKQRRDRR; this comes from the coding sequence ATGATGGACCTCGACGCCGGCGCGATTGCGCAGACGATCCAGCTGTCGGTCACGCCGGTGTTCCTGCTGGTCGCGACCGGCAGCCTGCTCAACGTCATCGCGGGGCGGCTGGCGCGCGTCGTCGACCGGTCGCGCAATCTGATGGAACGCTGGGCCGAGACCGAGGGCCTCGAACATGAGCGCATCGTCGCCGAACTGCGCATCGCCGACCGCCGCATGGGGATCATCAACAATTCGATTCTCTCCGCTGTGGCGTGCGGGATCGTCGTCTGCCTGCTCGTCGCACTGCTGTTTACGCAGGCCTTTACCGGCATCAACCTCGGTGTCGCAGCGTCCTGGGCCTTTGCCGTCGCAATGCTGCTGCTGCTGATCTCGCTGATCCTGTTCCTCGTCGAGGTCCGGCTCGCGGTGCGCGCGATCCATGTCCCGATGGAGTTGCTCGAGCTTGAAGACATGGGTTGGAAACAGCGTCGCGATCGGCGCTGA
- a CDS encoding amidase: MQKISLLSAAALLVIAPAAAMPPPLPEVEGKDAATLRAEMESGQIYEGLTPLVYLDRIGRIDDYGPKLDAVIATPSQTELSAEGKRLYDARMAGKARGPLHGIPILIKDNIEVAGLPTTAGSLALKDNATNRDAPIVARLRDAGAIILGKTNLSEWANIRAGNSTSGWSAIGGLTKNPHALDRNTCGSSSGSGAAVAASLAPLAIGTETDGSITCPAGINGIVGFKPSVGLVSRTHIVPISHSQDTAGPMTLTVRDAAAVMSVIAGSDPADPATAEADARKADYVAALSPGALKGKRIGVLRDRIGDRTDIVALFDAALKQMEGLGATLVEIDDSRKGTDGLGAAEFEILLTELKADMATYLGSLPNANGPKSLADIIAFNKANAEEMKWFGQDIFELAESKGGLDSPAYLAAREKAARLAGPDGIDRLLKTHDVDLLVGVTNGPAWVSDLAKGDSYKSPGTSQMPAVAGYPHLTVPMGAVEGLPIGLSFIGAKWSDADILAAGYAYEQASKKRLAPTYRADTTP, encoded by the coding sequence ATGCAAAAAATTTCGCTGCTCAGCGCCGCCGCCCTGCTCGTCATCGCCCCCGCCGCAGCAATGCCGCCGCCGCTTCCGGAGGTCGAGGGTAAGGACGCCGCGACACTGCGCGCCGAAATGGAGAGCGGACAGATTTACGAAGGGCTGACGCCGCTCGTTTATCTCGACCGGATCGGACGGATCGACGATTATGGACCAAAGCTCGATGCCGTCATCGCGACGCCGTCGCAAACCGAGCTCAGCGCAGAGGGGAAGCGGCTCTATGACGCGCGCATGGCGGGCAAAGCGCGCGGGCCGCTCCATGGCATCCCCATATTGATCAAAGACAATATCGAGGTCGCCGGCCTGCCGACGACTGCGGGTTCGCTGGCGCTGAAGGACAATGCCACGAACCGCGATGCGCCGATCGTCGCGCGGCTGCGCGATGCGGGCGCGATCATCCTCGGCAAGACGAACCTCAGCGAATGGGCGAACATCCGCGCAGGCAATTCGACGAGCGGGTGGAGCGCGATTGGCGGGCTCACCAAAAATCCGCATGCGCTCGACCGCAATACGTGCGGATCGTCATCGGGCAGCGGCGCCGCTGTCGCCGCGAGCCTTGCGCCGCTGGCGATCGGCACCGAAACCGACGGATCGATCACCTGCCCCGCCGGGATCAACGGCATCGTCGGCTTCAAACCCAGCGTCGGACTGGTCAGCCGCACGCATATCGTGCCGATCAGCCACAGCCAGGACACGGCGGGGCCGATGACGCTGACGGTGCGCGATGCTGCGGCGGTGATGAGCGTGATCGCGGGAAGCGACCCCGCCGACCCTGCAACCGCCGAAGCCGATGCGCGCAAGGCCGATTATGTCGCCGCGCTGTCACCGGGCGCGCTGAAGGGTAAGCGCATCGGCGTGCTGCGCGACCGCATCGGCGACCGCACCGATATCGTCGCGCTGTTCGACGCGGCGCTGAAGCAGATGGAAGGGCTCGGCGCGACGCTGGTCGAGATCGACGACAGCCGCAAAGGCACCGACGGGCTCGGCGCCGCCGAATTCGAAATCCTGCTGACCGAACTAAAGGCCGACATGGCGACCTATTTGGGCAGTCTGCCGAACGCGAATGGACCCAAGTCGCTCGCTGACATCATCGCGTTCAACAAGGCGAACGCCGAGGAAATGAAGTGGTTCGGCCAAGACATATTTGAACTCGCGGAGAGCAAGGGCGGCCTCGACAGCCCCGCCTATCTAGCGGCGCGCGAAAAGGCTGCGCGGCTTGCGGGGCCCGATGGCATCGACCGGTTGCTGAAAACGCATGACGTCGACCTGCTCGTCGGGGTTACCAACGGCCCGGCCTGGGTCAGCGATCTGGCGAAGGGCGACAGCTACAAAAGTCCCGGCACCAGCCAAATGCCGGCGGTCGCCGGCTATCCACACCTGACCGTGCCTATGGGCGCGGTCGAAGGCCTGCCGATCGGCCTCTCGTTCATTGGGGCCAAGTGGAGCGATGCCGATATATTGGCTGCGGGCTATGCCTATGAGCAGGCAAGCAAGAAGCGCTTGGCGCCAACCTATCGGGCCGACACGACGCCCTAG
- a CDS encoding spinster family MFS transporter, producing the protein MTDKAASSQGIASPATGVSAQTRTMLWILLIVYIFNFLDRQIVNILAEPIKADLGLSDTQLGLLAGPAFAVFYALLGIPIARYADKDGTNRVRLIALALAIWSAMTAVCGLAQNFVQLLFARIGVGVGEAGCTPAAHSLISDSVAPEKRSSAIAFYGLGVPIGSLLGLIIGGIVNDLYGWRIALMMVGAPGLLLALVVLFVMREPRHSRTAEAAATAAAVTRLSTGEAMREIFASRAFIYILIASSVVAFLGYGKALWTISFFIRSHGLSTTEAGLSMAVVLGLAGVFGTWLGGKMADKFGARDKRHILTFPAYGMALAAPILFLGYFMEDWRIAVALLIIPTILNSAYYGPAYGCVQGLVRPQARAVAASVMLFGQNLIGLGFGPFLFGVLSDALQPLAGQESVRWVLYGAAWLGLIPAFFFWRASLRLKAELKSG; encoded by the coding sequence ATGACCGATAAAGCTGCCTCGTCGCAGGGCATCGCCTCACCGGCCACCGGCGTTTCCGCGCAGACGCGGACGATGCTGTGGATCCTTCTGATCGTCTATATCTTCAACTTCCTCGACCGGCAGATCGTCAATATCCTCGCCGAACCGATCAAGGCCGATCTCGGCTTGTCTGACACGCAGCTCGGGTTGCTTGCGGGTCCGGCGTTCGCGGTCTTTTACGCGCTGCTCGGCATCCCGATCGCGCGCTACGCCGACAAGGATGGGACGAACCGGGTGCGGCTGATCGCGCTCGCGCTCGCGATCTGGTCGGCGATGACCGCGGTGTGCGGGCTGGCGCAGAATTTCGTGCAATTGCTGTTCGCGCGTATCGGTGTCGGTGTGGGCGAGGCGGGGTGTACGCCCGCCGCGCACTCGCTGATTTCGGATAGTGTCGCCCCCGAAAAACGGTCTTCCGCTATCGCCTTCTACGGCCTTGGCGTGCCGATCGGATCGCTGCTCGGGCTGATCATCGGCGGCATCGTCAACGATCTTTACGGGTGGCGTATCGCGCTGATGATGGTCGGCGCGCCGGGCCTGCTGCTCGCGCTCGTGGTGCTGTTCGTGATGCGCGAGCCGCGGCACAGCCGCACCGCCGAAGCCGCGGCGACCGCCGCCGCGGTGACCCGGCTTTCGACCGGCGAGGCGATGCGCGAAATCTTCGCCTCGCGTGCGTTCATCTATATCTTGATCGCGTCGTCGGTCGTCGCCTTCCTCGGTTATGGCAAGGCGCTGTGGACGATCAGCTTCTTCATCCGCAGCCACGGGCTGTCGACAACCGAGGCAGGGCTGTCGATGGCGGTCGTGCTCGGGCTGGCCGGCGTGTTCGGCACCTGGCTCGGCGGCAAGATGGCGGACAAGTTCGGCGCGCGCGACAAACGCCACATTCTGACGTTCCCCGCCTATGGTATGGCGCTCGCCGCGCCCATCCTGTTCCTCGGCTATTTCATGGAGGATTGGCGCATTGCCGTCGCGCTGCTGATCATCCCGACGATCCTCAACTCGGCCTATTACGGGCCGGCTTATGGCTGCGTACAGGGGCTGGTGCGTCCGCAGGCGCGCGCCGTCGCGGCGTCGGTCATGCTGTTCGGGCAGAATTTGATCGGGTTGGGTTTCGGGCCGTTCCTGTTCGGCGTGCTGTCCGACGCACTGCAGCCGCTCGCGGGGCAGGAAAGCGTGCGCTGGGTGCTCTATGGCGCGGCGTGGCTCGGCCTGATCCCCGCCTTCTTCTTCTGGCGCGCCAGCCTGAGGCTCAAGGCCGAGCTGAAATCGGGTTAA
- a CDS encoding NADPH-dependent FMN reductase encodes MARHILIFYGSYRRDRHGIKLAQWLVDAIGARGDSAELIDAKAVDLPMLDRMYKEYPKGEAPAAMEELAGKIRAADGFLFVTGEYNWGPQPGLKNLTDHYLEEWFWRPAAIACYSAGSFAGVRAMMGWRDILGEMGMAVISSILPVARIAKAFDEDGKPAGDEGKQLERLFPRFADDLNWWIDAAKAQRAKIDPPY; translated from the coding sequence ATGGCCCGTCACATCCTAATCTTCTATGGCAGCTATCGCCGCGACCGGCATGGCATCAAGCTCGCGCAGTGGCTGGTCGACGCGATCGGCGCGCGCGGTGACAGCGCAGAACTGATCGACGCCAAGGCGGTGGACCTCCCCATGCTCGACCGCATGTACAAGGAATATCCGAAGGGCGAGGCGCCGGCCGCGATGGAGGAGCTCGCGGGCAAGATCCGCGCCGCCGACGGCTTCTTGTTCGTCACCGGCGAATATAATTGGGGGCCGCAACCGGGGCTCAAGAACCTGACCGACCATTATCTCGAGGAATGGTTCTGGCGGCCCGCAGCGATCGCCTGTTATTCCGCTGGCTCCTTCGCTGGGGTGCGCGCGATGATGGGATGGCGCGACATTTTGGGCGAGATGGGGATGGCGGTGATCTCGTCGATCCTGCCCGTCGCGCGCATTGCCAAGGCCTTCGACGAAGACGGCAAACCCGCCGGCGACGAAGGCAAGCAACTCGAACGGCTCTTCCCGCGCTTTGCCGACGACCTCAATTGGTGGATCGACGCCGCCAAGGCGCAGCGGGCAAAGATCGATCCACCTTATTAA
- a CDS encoding haloalkane dehalogenase, with the protein MMRVYRTPEERFTGLPDWPYAPKYLDIAGGLRVHYVDEGAADAQPVLMLHGEPTWSYLYRHMIGPATASGFRVVAPDLIGFGRSDKPLDRGAYSYAAQVAWMRQWIEALDLRNMILACQDWGSLIGLRLVAEMPERFAGVALSNGGLPEGQPAPRAFAIWRAFSRYSPIFPIGKIVKAGAKRELSAAEIAAYDAPFPTRASKVAARVYPSFVPLGDNVAVPDQKRAWAVLEAFDKPFLCCFSDGDPITRGGDALFTGRVPGTQGMTHRTLKGGHFIQEDDPAGFVAAIRDVAVASVSR; encoded by the coding sequence ATGATGCGCGTCTATCGCACGCCGGAGGAGCGTTTTACAGGTCTGCCCGATTGGCCCTATGCGCCCAAATATCTTGACATCGCGGGCGGGCTTCGCGTCCATTATGTTGACGAAGGCGCAGCCGATGCGCAGCCGGTGCTGATGCTGCATGGCGAGCCGACCTGGTCCTATCTTTATCGCCATATGATCGGCCCTGCGACGGCGTCGGGTTTCCGCGTCGTCGCGCCCGACCTCATCGGCTTCGGCCGTTCGGACAAGCCGCTCGACCGGGGCGCGTACAGCTATGCTGCGCAAGTGGCGTGGATGCGGCAATGGATCGAGGCGCTCGACCTTCGGAACATGATCCTCGCCTGTCAGGACTGGGGTTCGCTGATCGGGCTGCGGCTCGTCGCCGAAATGCCGGAACGCTTTGCCGGGGTCGCGCTCTCGAACGGTGGCCTTCCCGAGGGCCAGCCGGCACCGCGCGCCTTCGCGATCTGGCGCGCTTTCTCTCGCTACAGCCCGATCTTCCCGATCGGCAAGATCGTCAAGGCGGGGGCGAAGCGCGAATTGAGCGCCGCCGAGATTGCCGCCTATGACGCACCCTTTCCGACGCGTGCGTCGAAGGTGGCGGCACGCGTCTATCCCTCCTTCGTCCCGCTAGGCGACAATGTCGCGGTCCCCGACCAGAAACGCGCGTGGGCGGTGCTGGAGGCGTTCGACAAGCCTTTCCTCTGCTGTTTTTCCGACGGCGACCCGATCACGCGCGGCGGCGATGCGCTGTTCACCGGACGCGTGCCCGGCACGCAAGGCATGACGCACCGCACGCTGAAGGGCGGCCACTTCATTCAGGAGGACGACCCGGCGGGCTTCGTCGCGGCGATCCGCGACGTCGCTGTCGCTAGCGTCAGTCGCTGA
- a CDS encoding adenylosuccinate synthase has translation MANVTVIGSQWGDEGKGKIVDWLASRADAVVRFQGGHNAGHTLVVGEQVYKLSLLPSGIVTGTLSIIGNGVVLDPWALRDEIAKLRGQGVAINPENFAIADNCALILPFHRDLDALRETAAGAGKIGTTGRGIGPAYEDKVGRRAIRVCDLAHLDKLGPQLDRLTAHHDALRAGFGEPPIDRERLIADLTEIADYVLEYAQPVWKRLKKVRKAGARILFEGAQGVLLDVDHGTYPFVTSSNTVSGTAASGSGLGPGAVGFVLGIAKAYTTRVGSGPFPTELEDEIGQRLGERGHEFGTVTGRKRRCGWFDAVLVRQSCAVSGVTGIALTKLDVLDGFDTIRICTGYRLRGKILDYFPAHSADQAEVEPIYEEMDGWHESTAGARSYADLPAQAIKYIQRVQELIETPIALVSTSPEREDTILIRDPFSD, from the coding sequence ATGGCAAATGTTACCGTCATCGGGTCGCAATGGGGCGACGAGGGCAAGGGCAAGATCGTCGACTGGCTCGCCAGCCGCGCCGATGCCGTGGTCCGTTTCCAGGGCGGTCATAATGCCGGCCATACGCTCGTCGTCGGCGAACAGGTCTACAAGCTGTCGCTGCTCCCCTCGGGTATCGTCACCGGCACGCTGTCGATCATCGGCAACGGCGTCGTGCTCGATCCTTGGGCGCTGCGCGACGAGATCGCCAAGCTGCGCGGCCAGGGCGTTGCGATCAATCCCGAGAATTTCGCGATTGCCGACAATTGCGCGCTGATCCTGCCCTTCCATCGCGACCTCGACGCGCTGCGCGAAACCGCTGCGGGCGCAGGCAAGATCGGCACGACCGGGCGCGGCATCGGCCCGGCTTACGAGGACAAGGTCGGCCGCCGCGCGATCCGCGTCTGCGACCTCGCGCATCTCGACAAGCTGGGTCCGCAACTCGACCGCCTGACCGCGCACCACGACGCGCTGCGCGCCGGTTTTGGCGAACCCCCCATCGACCGCGAACGCCTGATCGCCGACCTCACCGAAATCGCCGACTATGTGCTCGAATATGCGCAGCCGGTGTGGAAGCGCCTGAAGAAGGTCCGCAAGGCCGGGGCGCGCATCCTGTTCGAAGGCGCGCAGGGCGTGCTGCTCGACGTCGATCACGGCACCTATCCCTTTGTCACCAGCTCGAACACCGTCAGCGGGACTGCTGCGAGCGGTTCAGGCCTCGGCCCCGGCGCGGTGGGCTTCGTGCTCGGCATCGCCAAGGCGTACACGACGCGCGTCGGCAGCGGCCCCTTCCCGACCGAGCTTGAGGATGAGATCGGCCAACGGCTCGGCGAGCGCGGGCATGAATTCGGCACCGTCACCGGGCGCAAGCGCCGCTGCGGCTGGTTCGACGCGGTGCTCGTGCGCCAGAGCTGTGCGGTATCAGGCGTCACCGGGATCGCGCTGACCAAGCTCGACGTACTCGACGGTTTCGACACGATCCGCATCTGCACCGGCTATCGTCTTCGCGGCAAAATCCTCGACTATTTCCCCGCGCATTCGGCCGATCAGGCCGAGGTCGAGCCGATCTATGAGGAAATGGACGGCTGGCACGAATCGACCGCGGGCGCGCGCAGCTATGCCGACCTCCCCGCGCAGGCGATCAAATATATCCAACGCGTGCAGGAATTGATCGAAACGCCGATCGCGCTCGTGTCGACCAGCCCCGAGCGCGAAGATACGATCCTGATCCGCGATCCGTTCAGCGACTGA
- a CDS encoding alpha/beta hydrolase: protein MTRQGWFGYVALAAFAVASVSVPAPFADAREKMRDRLRERLAERMGADQGPKVPGSETISYGSDALQVLDLWRAKGAKGPAPLVLFVHGGGWKRGSKDNATGRFKPEHYPAAGYAFASINYRLVPAATVEQQAADVASAVKALVDRADTLGIDRRRIVLMGHSAVAHLVALVGTDERYLKGVGLSFADISGVIPIDGAAYDVAAQMKDGPPIMQKTYAQAFGTDPVRQKAVSPTLQAGAPNAPQFLLLYVQRADGVRQAKALGAALEAGGSRVERGSFPGEGLKGHAEINRSLGDPAYAPTATVDAWLKRVFGP, encoded by the coding sequence ATGACGAGACAAGGCTGGTTTGGATATGTCGCGCTGGCGGCCTTCGCGGTCGCGAGCGTGAGCGTGCCGGCGCCCTTCGCCGACGCGCGCGAGAAAATGCGCGACCGACTGCGCGAGCGCCTGGCTGAGCGCATGGGAGCCGACCAAGGCCCGAAAGTGCCGGGTAGCGAGACGATTTCCTATGGCAGCGACGCGCTGCAAGTTCTTGACCTCTGGCGCGCCAAGGGGGCGAAGGGGCCGGCGCCGCTGGTCCTGTTCGTCCATGGCGGCGGGTGGAAACGCGGCAGCAAGGATAATGCGACGGGGCGCTTCAAGCCCGAACATTATCCCGCGGCCGGTTACGCCTTCGCCTCGATCAATTATCGGCTCGTGCCCGCGGCGACGGTCGAGCAGCAGGCGGCCGATGTCGCAAGCGCGGTCAAGGCGCTGGTCGATCGTGCCGATACGCTCGGCATCGACCGGCGGCGCATCGTGCTGATGGGGCATAGCGCCGTTGCGCATCTTGTCGCGCTGGTCGGCACCGACGAACGCTATCTTAAGGGCGTCGGCCTGTCCTTTGCCGACATCTCGGGCGTGATCCCGATCGACGGAGCGGCCTATGATGTGGCGGCGCAGATGAAGGATGGCCCGCCGATCATGCAGAAAACCTATGCGCAGGCGTTCGGGACCGATCCGGTTCGGCAAAAGGCGGTTTCGCCGACGCTGCAGGCGGGCGCGCCCAATGCGCCGCAATTCCTGCTGCTCTATGTGCAGCGCGCCGATGGTGTGCGGCAGGCCAAGGCCTTGGGCGCGGCGCTTGAAGCCGGCGGAAGCCGCGTCGAGCGCGGCAGCTTCCCCGGCGAGGGGCTGAAAGGCCATGCCGAAATCAACCGCAGCCTGGGCGATCCGGCTTATGCGCCGACGGCAACGGTCGATGCCTGGTTGAAGCGGGTATTTGGGCCTTAG
- a CDS encoding DOPA 4,5-dioxygenase family protein gives MNESDVCMNNPDAPYHAHIYCDPAERPAAAALRDVFGIDPAILFVGDMTEGAAGPHPIAQYEVHFLGAAVPAVVATIKATGLRALVHPLTDDDLADHTTLAHWIGEPVELDVTVLDPPGVNQGIPRFGISDF, from the coding sequence ATGAACGAAAGCGATGTCTGCATGAACAACCCCGACGCCCCTTATCACGCCCATATCTATTGTGATCCCGCCGAACGGCCCGCCGCGGCCGCGCTGCGCGATGTTTTCGGCATCGACCCCGCGATCCTGTTTGTCGGCGACATGACCGAGGGTGCGGCGGGGCCGCATCCGATCGCGCAATATGAGGTGCATTTTCTCGGTGCGGCGGTTCCGGCGGTTGTCGCGACGATTAAGGCGACGGGGCTGCGCGCGCTCGTCCACCCGCTGACCGATGACGATCTCGCCGATCATACGACGCTGGCGCACTGGATCGGCGAACCCGTCGAACTTGATGTGACCGTGCTCGATCCGCCCGGAGTGAATCAGGGCATTCCGCGCTTTGGAATTTCGGACTTTTAG